The genome window ATCCCCTTTTCTTTCATGAACTTCTGTATATCCTCATTTGCATTCCACTGTTTGCCGTTATTTTCATCACCGCCGATGTGGAAATACTCATCCGGAAAGAGAGCTGCCATTTCAGTAAAAAGTGTATCAAGGACTTCATACGTGCGCTCAATAGTCGGGTTCATCGTCGGGTCAAACACTCCCCAGTTGCGTTCAATTTTATAAGGTCCGGGCGCTGATGCCAGTTCAGGAAAAGCGAGGAACCATGCGGTGGTGTGTCCCGGTACATCAAATTCTGGATAAACACGAATGCCGCGGGCTCCGGCATAACGGATAATATCTTTAATCTCTTCCTGGGTAAAATAGTCGCCGTCTGAGCCAAGCAGATGAAGCTGCGGATATTTTTTGCTTTCAATGCGGAAGCCCTGATCTTCACTCAGATGCAGATGAAGCACGTTTAATTTGACAGCGGCCATTGCGTCTATATTGCGCTTAACCACATCCATCGGCATCCAGTGGCGGCAGACATCAAGCATCAGCCCGCGCCAGGTAAAACGCGGTTCATCATTAATGCGCGCACCGGTCAGGTAATAGCCTGCAGCATCAGAGGCAAGCATCTGCAGCAGGGTTTCCAGTCCGCGCATAACCCCGAAGGTCGTCTGTGCCTTAAGCATAACCGAGGAAGAAGAGATACTCAGGTAATAGGATTCATCTTCGTTAATCTGCAGCTTTCCCGGGCGCTCAACATAAATTTTCAGATCGGAAGAGTCATACCGTGAAGCGGAGGTTACATAATCCTGCGGAAAGAAGAGGCCGGTTCTGCCTGAAAGCCGGCGAAGCACGCGCGTTGCGTACATCTGAAGATCTGCATCCTCACTGCCGAATATGGATATATCAAAATCCTTTGTAAGCCGGAAGTGATCGCCGGTAAGAGCAATCTCTTTCGGATAGGGCATCAGGTTAAGCTGCGGTGTCTGTGAGGCCATAATGCCTGTCAGCAAAAACAAAAGGAAAAAAGTTCTGAGTATATACATGACTGGGGTAACTCCGGGAATGTTTGAAGGTCGGGACTGCGGGAATTCCTCCGCTCTGGAGGAGTAAAATCATTCTGCTGCATGCGGTTTCAGGAAGCGCTCAGCTTCCTCCGTTCATCAGCAGTCATCATTCAAGATTCAGTTTCTTGAGAAGATTCTTGCAAACGTCATCCGATGCGGTGAAATTATAGTTTTTATAAAAGTCTATGGTCATCTCAACTGACTCAAAATACTGCTGGCAGCAGGTACATTTTGAAAGGTGCTCGCGTATATCCTTGCAGCGCTGAGCAGCCAGTTCCTCTCCAAGACTTTCGCAGATGTGATTCATCACATCACCGCAGGTAACTTTTTTTTCGCTCATTTCTGAAATGCTTTCGTTATTTCTTTTCGTAAAAACGCACGCGCGCGGTGCAGACGGCTTTTGACCGCTGCTATAGTAAGACCGGTTATGTCGGCCGTTTCCTCCGTAGAATTTCCTTCAACATCGCGCAGCATAAACACCACCCTGTATTCCGGCGCAAGTCTGGAGATTGCATCATCCAGTACCTGGCGGAGTTCTTCATTTTCCACATTCTTAACCGGAAGAGAGCTCCAGTCAGTAAAGTAGCGGTCGTCAAACAGCCCCTCATCCGTTTCGGGATCGTTAAACAGATGAGACTTATCCGCCCGGGCAAGCATAAAACAATGGTTTACCACTATCCTGTATAGCCAGGTAGAGAGCTTGCTGTTTCCGTCAAACTGATGTATTGCTTTTACCATGCTGAGAAACGTTTCCGACATGGTGTTTTCCGCCTTTTCCTTATCACGGCAGATTTTGTACGCAAAGTTGTAAATGGTCTGGGTGTATTTTTTTACCAGATCTCCCAGAGCTTTGCGGTCACCGGCTTTAGCCAGTTCTATCAGTTTTTGTTCGTCCATTAATTTGATGAGATTTCAGAAAACAAGATTCCGAAACTTACGCACCGGCGGGCATAAATGCTAAAAAAACGGGTCGTAATATTGCCAGGCGGCGTTATTTCTCCCCTTTTAGTGCAGGATTTTTCTCCGTGAGGTAATGAACTTTACCCCGGCACCTCATTCAGCTTTTCATCCTGATCCGGCAGTGGCCTTAAGGAGCAGCCGCAGTAATTTTCCGCGCTCATCTCATATTGCTATTCGCTATTTTACCTTACTGAATTCTCATAATTTGTAAGGACCAGCAGCATGAACACCCCACGGGGCGTATACCTTCTTATCTTATTCTTACTCCTCTCTATTCCCGCGGCGGCACAGAACGATTCAATCCTCTACCGGATAAAAAAAGCAGTGAGTGCTTCTCCCGACTGTCCCGAATACGGACGTGATACAGCCGCCGGATGCATTGAAGGATATATGACCTGGCCGGAGATTACCGGAAGCACCAATAACAGCATCGCGGCCATTGTGCTGGATAAACTCCGGGCGGAAATCAGTCTTGAAAACCACCGGCATTTTCTGAAAGAAGGCTTCGGAAAAAATCCGGATGATGTAACCAGAACGTTCATAAAAGAACTTGCTGCTGAACGGAACGAGTGGGGGGAAGGATTTCTCTCAGCCCCGATGAATTATCTGCGGGAGATTTCAGTCTATTTTAACCGGGCAGGTGTTTTTTCTGTCGGAGTTTTTGAGGGGGGATATACCGGCGGCGCGCATCCGAACTTTTTTACCTCTGTATATAACTACTCTCTTGCGACCGGCCATATTTTTACTCCGGCAGATATTTTTTATAAAGATGAAATGGATAAAGTCCTGCAGATTGCTGAAAAGGAATTCCGCACCATCATGGAGATTCCCTCCTCGGGAGATATTAATGACCACGGCTTCTGGTTCAGTTCAGGCAGATTCCATCTCAGCCAGGTCTTCTTCCCGACCGAAGAGGGTATCACCTTCATCTATAATCCTTATGAAGTTGCACCCTATGTAATGGGAGAGATTCGCATAACACTTCCTTACTCAGCAGTTAGAAAACATATATCCTCCTGGGGCCCGTTAAACAGCTTTGCTGAAAAAGAACAATAATTTTTTGAAAGATGATCCTCATGCAACCCAGAACGCTACACACACTTCTCGCGCATTCCTTAAAAACCTATCCCGCAAATCCGGCGATCGGATGGGTAGGTAAAAAGCCGGTCACTTATACTGAATTCGGCGATCAGATTTTCCGGCTCCAGAATACCCTCAAAGCCGCAGGGGTGAGAAAAGGAGACCGTGTTGCGCTCCTTGCTGAAAATATGCCCAACTGGCCGGTCTGTTATTTTGCCGTCACCACCATGGGAGCAGTTGCTGTTCCTGTAATGTATGACTTCAGCGCCGTTGAAATTGATTATATACTCCGTCACGCGAAAGTAAAAGTGCTTTTTGTCTCTTCAAAATATTTATCCAAGGTTGAAAATGATGATTATCCTTCGCTGACAAAAATATTCAACATGGATGAACTGACAGAGCTCTCCGTAAAAAAAGAAAACGGCTTTCTTGAGACTCTCGCCGAAGAAGGCAAAAAAAGTCTTGAAAAAATCCGCGATGCGGTCTTCGGTTCACAGGAGCAGGAAAGTGATTATATTCCTTCCGAAGATGATATCTCCTCGCTGATATATACATCCGGCACCACGGGACACTCAAAGGGGGTTGTCCTCACCCATAAAAATATCGTCGCCAATGTACTGGCCACGGTTGAGATGTCGGGCATTAAGCAGACCGATACGCTCCTTTCCATACTACCCCTTTCCCATACGTTTGAATGCACACTCGGAATGATAACTCCCGTCTATTCAGGCGCATGTATTTATTATCTGAACGGTATGCCGGTCCCCGCTGTTCTTCTCCCTGCTCTGCAGGAGGTAAAACCAACAATTATGATGTCTGTTCCTCTGATTATGGAGAAGATTTACCGCAATAAAATACTCCCTGCGTTTAAGAAGAGCGCAATCCTGCGTACACTTCACAAAGCGCCATTCATGAGGAAAGTGCTTCACAAAAAAGCGGGGCAGAAGCTCATGGAAACCTTTGGCGGAAGAATGCGGCTTTTCTGTATCGGCGGAGCTCCGCTGGCCGAAGACGCGGAGCAGTTTCTGCATGAAGGAAAGTTCCCTTATTCAGTCGGCTACGGCTTAACCGAAACTTCACCGCTGGTAACAGGCAATCCGTCAGAGACCTATAAACCCCGCACGGTGGGAAGACCAATTCCCGGTGTGCAGGTAAGCATTCTTGATAAAGATCCTTCAACCCACATCGGCGAAATAGCCGTTAAGGGAGATAATGTGATGCCAGGTTATTATGAAGATGAGGCCAAAACCAGTGCGGTTTTCACTTCTGACGGCTGGTTCAGAACCGGAGATCTCGGCTTTATTGACAGCGAAGGATATATACACATTAAGGGAAGAAGCAAGAATATGATTCTGGGTGCCAACGGAAAAAATATATACCCCGAAGAGATTGAAGCGCTTATCAATGAGCAGGAGTATGTGCTGGAGTCACTGGTCTATGAGCAGGAAGGCAAGATCATGGCGCGGGTGCACTTCGACTATAAGGCTCTGGATGAACTTTTCACACCGCTTAAGCTGAGCGTTGTAGAAGCCGCGGCAGAAATCAAAAAGAAGCTTGAAGCAATAAAATCTGAAATCAATAGTAAAATACCATCATACGCGCAGCTTTCAGCATTCATAGAACAAACCGACCCGTTCGAAAAAACTCCGACATTAAAGATCAAAAGATATCTATATCAATAGAATTATGAATGATGAAGTATGAATTATGATTTTGCTTACCGGGATAAATAGCAGCGCATTCCTTCAGGATGTCCTCTGATATTTATGGTAAAACCCCACCCGATATGCACTTGGACACCTCGTGACCTTTCCTGATAAACAGAATAAAAAAACCCTTCTCCGCATACACAGAGAAGGGTCTTTTTCGGGCAGCGTTCCGCAGGAAATTTTACTCCTCACCGCCCTTTTATTGTATATACATCATCTTGCCCGTGCGCCTGAATCCGTTATAGACCAGATGATAATAATAAACTCCGGAGCTCAGCCCCCGTGCGTTAAACCGGATCTGCTGTTCTCCCTCTGAAAGCGTTCCCTTAACCAATCTGGTAACCAGTTCTCCGCTTTGATTAAATACCGTGAGGTCAACAAATCCCGCCGCGGGCAGTGAGAA of Ignavibacteriales bacterium contains these proteins:
- a CDS encoding AMP-binding protein yields the protein MILMQPRTLHTLLAHSLKTYPANPAIGWVGKKPVTYTEFGDQIFRLQNTLKAAGVRKGDRVALLAENMPNWPVCYFAVTTMGAVAVPVMYDFSAVEIDYILRHAKVKVLFVSSKYLSKVENDDYPSLTKIFNMDELTELSVKKENGFLETLAEEGKKSLEKIRDAVFGSQEQESDYIPSEDDISSLIYTSGTTGHSKGVVLTHKNIVANVLATVEMSGIKQTDTLLSILPLSHTFECTLGMITPVYSGACIYYLNGMPVPAVLLPALQEVKPTIMMSVPLIMEKIYRNKILPAFKKSAILRTLHKAPFMRKVLHKKAGQKLMETFGGRMRLFCIGGAPLAEDAEQFLHEGKFPYSVGYGLTETSPLVTGNPSETYKPRTVGRPIPGVQVSILDKDPSTHIGEIAVKGDNVMPGYYEDEAKTSAVFTSDGWFRTGDLGFIDSEGYIHIKGRSKNMILGANGKNIYPEEIEALINEQEYVLESLVYEQEGKIMARVHFDYKALDELFTPLKLSVVEAAAEIKKKLEAIKSEINSKIPSYAQLSAFIEQTDPFEKTPTLKIKRYLYQ
- a CDS encoding DUF3298 domain-containing protein; amino-acid sequence: MNTPRGVYLLILFLLLSIPAAAQNDSILYRIKKAVSASPDCPEYGRDTAAGCIEGYMTWPEITGSTNNSIAAIVLDKLRAEISLENHRHFLKEGFGKNPDDVTRTFIKELAAERNEWGEGFLSAPMNYLREISVYFNRAGVFSVGVFEGGYTGGAHPNFFTSVYNYSLATGHIFTPADIFYKDEMDKVLQIAEKEFRTIMEIPSSGDINDHGFWFSSGRFHLSQVFFPTEEGITFIYNPYEVAPYVMGEIRITLPYSAVRKHISSWGPLNSFAEKEQ
- a CDS encoding sigma-70 family RNA polymerase sigma factor — translated: MDEQKLIELAKAGDRKALGDLVKKYTQTIYNFAYKICRDKEKAENTMSETFLSMVKAIHQFDGNSKLSTWLYRIVVNHCFMLARADKSHLFNDPETDEGLFDDRYFTDWSSLPVKNVENEELRQVLDDAISRLAPEYRVVFMLRDVEGNSTEETADITGLTIAAVKSRLHRARAFLRKEITKAFQK
- a CDS encoding family 20 glycosylhydrolase, producing MYILRTFFLLFLLTGIMASQTPQLNLMPYPKEIALTGDHFRLTKDFDISIFGSEDADLQMYATRVLRRLSGRTGLFFPQDYVTSASRYDSSDLKIYVERPGKLQINEDESYYLSISSSSVMLKAQTTFGVMRGLETLLQMLASDAAGYYLTGARINDEPRFTWRGLMLDVCRHWMPMDVVKRNIDAMAAVKLNVLHLHLSEDQGFRIESKKYPQLHLLGSDGDYFTQEEIKDIIRYAGARGIRVYPEFDVPGHTTAWFLAFPELASAPGPYKIERNWGVFDPTMNPTIERTYEVLDTLFTEMAALFPDEYFHIGGDENNGKQWNANEDIQKFMKEKGIKDNHELQAMFNKRILQILTRNGKKMIGWDEIFQPELPKDIVIHSWRGVKYLFESARKGYMGILSNGYYIDLIQSAEFHYLNDPAPVDSVLTAEERARILGGEATMWAELVTPETVDSRIWPRTIAIAERFWSPGTLRDVESMYSRMEQISYQLEETGVLHIKNYEMMLRRLTGYRDITPLKKLADIVEPVKIYTRHRQGVKYTSYSPYTRVVDAARPESMISRRVRLLFKELMEGNTKNAAELKSILKGMKDNHAAMKELFLQSPVLREMEPISENIAKLSQLGIEAVDIYLSKKKPAKNWHKNVEPVLLEAEKPYGQTEIPFAKTVSEFVHMLIK